In Thermospira aquatica, the following proteins share a genomic window:
- a CDS encoding S41 family peptidase → MKSTKRFYLLSFLLGCIVGGVIIGLQETFINPLFAQGNTLSIGQLDPEYTKYMNMFLSAYNIIKEQFYDEKQTTPKILFYGAIKGMLENTGDPYTTFMDPQITKEFNIDIGGTFGGLGIHIGDREGQLTVIAPIEDTPAWKAGLKPNDKILEIDGKSTAGITSSEAVNILRGKPGTKVTLTIGRKGIEPFKVTITRAVIKVPTVKSAYIDQKQKRYGYIRLIEFSMPTAFDFKTSLEQMMKSNVSGLIIDLRNNPGGLLTAVAECANYFISNGLLVYVRGRNNQLAEDYRATPQKFLVPTKIPVVVLINEGSASASEIFAGAMQDTRRGIIVGTKSFGKGSVQQTYPFPEDGSQIKFTVAKYFTPAGRTIDKVGVQPDVEEKYWLETLSDIEKNALVKLQSTNFIKEFLNKNPSYTKADVAQFQTNLMKTGLPVPLLALEYLLYSEKIQEEIPPVYTLEYDNQLQKALEVLDNYSKYQKPIQYYQQAK, encoded by the coding sequence ATGAAATCCACAAAACGGTTTTATCTTCTTTCCTTTCTTCTTGGTTGTATAGTGGGAGGGGTCATTATAGGGCTTCAAGAGACATTTATAAACCCCCTCTTTGCCCAGGGAAATACCCTCTCCATCGGTCAACTTGATCCAGAATACACCAAGTATATGAACATGTTTTTAAGTGCTTATAACATCATCAAAGAACAATTTTACGATGAAAAACAAACCACTCCTAAGATTCTTTTCTACGGTGCCATCAAAGGAATGCTTGAAAATACCGGCGACCCCTACACAACTTTCATGGATCCCCAGATTACCAAAGAATTCAATATTGATATCGGGGGGACTTTTGGTGGTCTTGGTATTCATATAGGAGATAGAGAGGGACAACTCACGGTTATTGCGCCTATCGAGGATACTCCAGCCTGGAAAGCAGGATTAAAACCGAACGACAAAATTCTAGAAATTGATGGAAAATCCACTGCAGGAATTACTTCATCCGAGGCTGTTAACATCCTTCGGGGTAAACCGGGCACAAAAGTCACCCTGACTATCGGGAGAAAAGGTATTGAGCCATTCAAAGTAACAATTACGCGAGCAGTTATTAAAGTGCCTACCGTCAAATCTGCCTACATTGATCAAAAACAAAAACGCTACGGATATATCCGACTTATTGAGTTTAGTATGCCAACGGCTTTTGACTTTAAAACTTCCCTTGAGCAGATGATGAAGTCAAATGTTTCAGGTCTTATCATCGATTTACGAAACAATCCTGGGGGACTCCTCACAGCTGTTGCCGAATGTGCTAATTACTTTATCTCCAATGGTCTCCTAGTGTATGTAAGAGGACGCAATAATCAGCTTGCCGAAGACTATAGGGCAACTCCCCAAAAATTTCTTGTCCCTACAAAAATCCCTGTTGTGGTCCTCATCAATGAAGGAAGCGCAAGCGCCAGTGAGATATTTGCCGGTGCCATGCAGGACACAAGACGAGGTATCATTGTTGGCACCAAGAGCTTCGGGAAAGGATCGGTACAACAAACCTATCCCTTCCCTGAAGACGGCTCTCAAATCAAGTTTACGGTAGCAAAATACTTCACTCCTGCGGGAAGAACTATCGATAAGGTGGGTGTTCAGCCAGATGTGGAAGAAAAATACTGGTTAGAAACCCTTAGCGACATCGAAAAAAATGCCCTGGTGAAACTGCAATCTACCAATTTCATCAAAGAATTTTTAAATAAAAATCCGTCGTATACCAAAGCTGATGTGGCCCAGTTTCAAACCAACCTCATGAAAACAGGTCTTCCCGTTCCCCTTCTGGCGCTGGAGTATCTCTTGTATTCAGAAAAAATACAAGAAGAGATACCCCCTGTATACACACTTGAATACGACAACCAGCTTCAGAAAGCCCTGGAGGTTTTGGACAATTATTCGAAATACCAGAAACCCATCCAGTACTATCAACAAGCAAAGTAA
- the mfd gene encoding transcription-repair coupling factor yields MRLLLEHLEKFLDWREIEKALSSTCIQEMLPQGFLGFFFTLLQQKGYQIFFLARNEIEAEEIYQSVLSVGGNACFFPEVDVVPYAHVLPSLDKLGDRMRCLYRLLEGKNDVVVGTAEAFGRKLLPPQFFLRSEKRLIVGQRMDRDALIDWLGRSHYIRDHKVLEPATFAVKGDIVDVFSPHAPAPCRIVFFDDVIEEIKFFDVASQVSQEKVDEVLLLPATEFACEWELSRSKEDEDVAVAHSTFLRGYNTLASLLDYSGEKSVVFLSSESDQHWQGMYQKYLGSENLFWSWEDFEKRIAHRWVYQGASKSNTLVHGIMDAPLYGEGFALFVENLSRHYLSEGYRVIITVEFEDLAKRLQKILKDFDPRIVSLEETQWSGVNIVVMDYEHGFEWRHGKILLLSESDISGKKRLFRKRLRQMDTMLDDLESIAMGDYVVHLNYGIGIFKGVERLSILGKEKDYIHLEYADQEKLYVPLEQSALIGKYIGDPSHKPKLDSLGGKSWSKKREAVKKSVAEFAQRLVAVYAKRQAFKGHAFSPDTVWQKEFEDKFEYIETPDQRKVIEEIKKDMESSIPMDRLLCGDVGFGKTEVAMRAAFKAVMDGKQVAVVAPTTVLVEQHYYTFTRRFEGFPVKIAFLSRFTDPREQKRILQAVHTHQIDIIIGTHKLFSPQIQFHSLGLVIIDEEHKFGVEQKEILKERYPHVDFLSLSATPIPRTLNLALSSIRDMSLLQTPPDMRIPVETVVSDFTWEVVRYAIRQEFARNGQVYFIHNTIKNLSEYAYRIQQEVPEAKVVIGHGQMEEEALDHAFMGFVRGDYNVFVSTTIVESGLDISRANTLIVSDAHRYGLSQLYQLKGRVGRGKELGYAYFLYPARHSLTENAHKRLFVISEYTDLGAGFQVAMKDLEIRGAGNILGREQHGNILAVGYDLYVRMLREEIQRLKGEYKPIVEPLIDLNYHAAIPETYIQSSAEKMEIYKLMLSVATEEDIRRLSEVLRDRYGAYPAEVETLFEIARLKIRAKQLGVDSIIEQTRYIHIRFVNPAAINVEKLLLVKKTGKHSFELNPKEPSVISYESFDGSVEMKVNRLIRFLEDICDIV; encoded by the coding sequence ATGAGGTTACTTCTTGAGCATCTTGAGAAGTTTCTTGATTGGAGAGAGATAGAAAAAGCTCTGAGTTCAACATGCATCCAAGAGATGCTTCCTCAGGGATTTTTGGGTTTTTTCTTTACGCTTCTTCAACAAAAAGGATATCAAATTTTCTTCCTTGCAAGAAATGAGATTGAAGCAGAAGAGATCTATCAGAGTGTTTTGAGCGTAGGCGGCAATGCTTGTTTTTTCCCTGAAGTGGATGTCGTCCCTTATGCGCATGTTCTTCCATCCCTGGATAAACTGGGGGATAGAATGCGCTGTCTTTATAGGCTTCTTGAGGGGAAAAATGATGTGGTAGTAGGGACGGCTGAAGCCTTTGGAAGAAAACTTTTACCCCCACAGTTTTTTCTTCGCTCTGAAAAACGGCTTATTGTAGGGCAGAGGATGGACAGAGATGCGCTTATTGATTGGCTGGGGCGCTCTCACTATATCCGTGATCATAAGGTTCTGGAACCGGCTACTTTTGCGGTAAAAGGAGATATTGTTGATGTGTTTTCTCCCCATGCCCCAGCTCCCTGCCGGATCGTTTTTTTTGATGATGTTATTGAAGAGATTAAGTTTTTTGATGTTGCTTCTCAAGTTTCTCAAGAGAAAGTTGATGAGGTACTTCTTCTTCCAGCTACAGAGTTTGCCTGTGAGTGGGAACTTTCCCGTAGCAAGGAGGATGAGGATGTTGCTGTCGCTCATTCTACTTTTCTCAGGGGATACAATACCCTTGCTTCTCTTCTTGACTATAGTGGTGAAAAAAGTGTTGTTTTTCTGTCTTCTGAGAGTGATCAACATTGGCAGGGAATGTATCAGAAGTATCTCGGCAGTGAAAATCTGTTCTGGTCATGGGAGGATTTTGAGAAGAGAATAGCTCATCGATGGGTGTATCAGGGTGCCAGTAAATCGAATACCTTAGTCCATGGAATCATGGATGCCCCTCTCTACGGGGAAGGTTTTGCACTCTTTGTGGAAAATCTTTCTCGACACTATCTTTCCGAAGGATACAGGGTCATTATCACTGTTGAGTTTGAGGATCTTGCAAAACGGCTCCAAAAGATTCTTAAAGACTTTGATCCCAGGATAGTGTCTCTGGAGGAAACACAGTGGTCTGGTGTAAATATTGTCGTCATGGACTATGAGCATGGGTTTGAATGGAGACACGGTAAGATTCTCTTACTTTCGGAGAGTGATATCTCTGGCAAGAAAAGACTGTTTCGTAAACGTCTTCGTCAGATGGATACCATGCTGGATGATCTGGAAAGTATAGCTATGGGGGATTATGTTGTTCATCTCAACTATGGTATAGGTATTTTCAAGGGAGTGGAGAGGCTCTCTATTCTCGGGAAAGAAAAAGATTATATTCATCTTGAATATGCTGACCAGGAAAAGTTATATGTTCCTCTCGAGCAATCTGCCCTGATAGGGAAGTATATCGGAGATCCTTCTCATAAACCAAAGCTAGATTCTCTGGGTGGGAAAAGCTGGTCAAAAAAGCGTGAAGCAGTGAAAAAGAGTGTGGCTGAATTTGCCCAGAGGTTGGTTGCTGTCTATGCTAAAAGACAGGCTTTCAAGGGGCACGCATTTTCTCCCGATACGGTTTGGCAAAAAGAGTTTGAAGATAAGTTTGAGTATATTGAAACGCCTGATCAGAGGAAAGTGATTGAAGAGATTAAAAAAGATATGGAATCTTCTATACCAATGGACAGGCTCCTCTGTGGGGATGTTGGATTTGGCAAGACAGAAGTTGCTATGCGGGCTGCGTTTAAAGCAGTGATGGATGGAAAACAGGTCGCCGTGGTTGCTCCCACCACTGTCCTGGTAGAGCAACACTACTATACTTTTACCAGACGTTTTGAGGGTTTTCCGGTGAAGATTGCCTTTCTTTCGCGTTTTACTGATCCCAGGGAACAGAAAAGGATTCTGCAGGCGGTGCATACTCATCAGATTGATATCATTATAGGGACGCATAAACTTTTTTCTCCCCAGATCCAGTTTCATTCCCTCGGACTTGTAATCATCGATGAAGAGCACAAGTTTGGTGTTGAACAGAAAGAAATTTTAAAAGAACGCTATCCCCATGTGGATTTTTTGAGTTTGTCGGCAACACCTATCCCCAGGACATTGAATCTGGCTTTATCAAGTATTCGAGATATGAGTCTTTTACAAACGCCTCCTGATATGCGTATTCCTGTAGAGACGGTGGTTTCAGATTTCACCTGGGAAGTGGTGAGGTATGCTATTCGCCAGGAGTTTGCAAGAAACGGTCAGGTTTACTTTATTCACAATACGATAAAAAATCTTTCCGAATATGCTTACCGTATTCAACAGGAGGTTCCTGAGGCTAAAGTGGTTATTGGGCATGGACAGATGGAAGAAGAGGCACTGGATCATGCCTTTATGGGTTTTGTTCGAGGGGATTACAATGTTTTTGTTTCGACGACTATTGTGGAATCTGGACTGGATATTTCACGGGCAAATACGTTGATTGTAAGTGATGCTCATCGTTATGGTCTTTCACAGTTATATCAACTCAAAGGACGTGTAGGAAGGGGAAAAGAACTTGGCTATGCCTATTTTCTTTATCCTGCGCGACATTCACTCACTGAAAATGCGCATAAACGTCTTTTTGTTATCAGTGAATATACTGATTTGGGGGCTGGTTTTCAGGTTGCGATGAAGGATCTTGAGATTCGTGGAGCGGGAAACATCCTGGGGAGAGAACAGCATGGAAATATTCTCGCCGTGGGGTATGATCTCTATGTCAGGATGTTGAGAGAGGAGATTCAAAGACTGAAGGGAGAATACAAACCTATCGTGGAACCTTTGATCGATTTAAACTATCATGCTGCCATTCCCGAGACGTATATTCAATCCTCCGCTGAAAAAATGGAGATTTATAAGTTGATGCTTTCCGTAGCTACAGAAGAGGATATTCGTCGTCTTTCGGAGGTTTTACGGGATCGGTATGGGGCTTATCCTGCAGAGGTGGAAACGCTTTTTGAGATAGCCAGGTTGAAGATTCGTGCGAAACAATTAGGAGTGGATTCTATCATAGAACAAACAAGGTATATTCATATACGTTTTGTAAATCCCGCGGCCATCAATGTGGAGAAGCTTCTTCTGGTAAAAAAGACGGGGAAACATTCTTTTGAGCTGAATCCAAAAGAGCCTTCGGTGATCTCCTATGAGAGTTTTGATGGGAGTGTGGAGATGAAGGTTAACCGTTTGATTCGTTTCCTTGAGGATATTTGTGATATTGTTTAG
- a CDS encoding GumC domain-containing protein, producing the protein MDHDKQITQWIHDPKSYFLAEDIAYEGERPPLYILEEEFAKTKKNRPYFLYFIMFLVSVVVVAFSLFVTKWYREKASKIEVQVADFQDLNLKEVLASYAKSLDELSQAKFELDALRQEYRDFQARVRQRRLQEELLLEQQDLSEEEKLTRLAQIATNAQQELKKLDEKYLPQIEEKQKRVAELEQTSSQYQKEVKGAAGKMRAVDDTRQVYEARLKQQQEYYQNQLNEQKRRYEREKEDLKKYYEKLMQTIVMRYNPLFTTQELQEALQYRVDIKTPLPVWADVIKQHRLGFSVDELYRQVRYQETIMKRLLLVPYTNSVALAIPQVYRLSLALRNEYENLGKVVGGVLSEREQLWKRINDGLVRVARERGEIGLVISSQQPALVVIDPIYAVKTGDIGYIFRQDSQMIAKVQFRLSNYQSIFVEPIEWYDTKKEFQVFDRVVLKLRGE; encoded by the coding sequence ATGGACCATGACAAGCAAATAACGCAATGGATACACGATCCAAAATCTTATTTTTTGGCTGAAGACATCGCTTACGAGGGAGAACGTCCACCTCTTTATATTCTGGAAGAAGAGTTTGCCAAAACAAAGAAAAATCGTCCTTATTTTCTCTATTTTATAATGTTTTTGGTGAGCGTGGTGGTTGTTGCATTTAGCCTGTTTGTGACCAAATGGTACCGTGAAAAGGCGAGCAAAATAGAAGTGCAAGTAGCCGATTTTCAGGATCTCAACCTCAAAGAGGTGCTTGCCAGCTATGCTAAAAGTCTTGATGAACTTTCACAGGCAAAATTTGAACTTGATGCTCTACGTCAGGAGTATAGGGATTTTCAGGCCAGGGTGAGACAGCGTCGTCTCCAGGAAGAGTTGCTTCTTGAACAACAGGATTTATCGGAGGAAGAGAAGCTTACTCGATTAGCTCAGATAGCAACCAATGCTCAACAAGAACTGAAAAAACTTGATGAAAAGTATCTCCCTCAGATTGAAGAGAAACAGAAGCGGGTAGCCGAACTCGAACAAACAAGTTCTCAGTATCAGAAGGAGGTGAAAGGGGCGGCCGGGAAGATGAGGGCAGTAGATGACACACGTCAGGTGTATGAGGCTCGTCTCAAACAACAGCAAGAGTATTACCAGAATCAGCTTAATGAACAAAAACGGCGTTACGAACGAGAAAAGGAAGACCTCAAGAAATATTATGAAAAGTTGATGCAAACCATTGTTATGAGGTACAATCCACTGTTTACAACACAGGAGCTTCAAGAAGCTCTTCAGTATCGTGTGGATATAAAAACACCACTGCCGGTGTGGGCTGATGTTATAAAACAACATAGATTGGGATTTTCTGTGGACGAGTTGTATCGACAGGTGCGTTATCAGGAAACCATCATGAAGCGGCTGCTTCTTGTTCCCTATACCAACAGTGTGGCTCTTGCTATTCCTCAAGTTTACCGGCTTTCTCTTGCTTTGAGAAATGAGTATGAAAATTTGGGCAAGGTTGTTGGAGGAGTTCTTTCAGAACGAGAACAGCTCTGGAAACGGATCAATGATGGGCTGGTTCGTGTGGCACGAGAGAGAGGAGAGATAGGTCTTGTGATTTCTTCCCAACAACCGGCGCTGGTAGTCATTGACCCTATTTATGCTGTTAAAACGGGGGATATCGGGTATATCTTCAGACAGGACAGTCAGATGATAGCAAAAGTACAATTTAGGCTTTCCAATTATCAGAGTATCTTTGTAGAACCTATAGAGTGGTATGATACAAAAAAAGAATTTCAGGTGTTTGATCGTGTCGTCTTGAAATTGAGAGGGGAGTAG
- the lptB gene encoding LPS export ABC transporter ATP-binding protein, with product MKEGIVVDNLVKIYHKRKVVQGISFHIRRGEVVGLLGPNGAGKTTTFYMIVGLVRPNSGSVYLNGENITAYPMYKRARMGIGYLPQEISIFRQLSVEDNIKAVLDIHGKPKEEIEETTEKLLSQLGLQKVRKQMSFTLSGGEKRRLEVARLLSLQPDFLLLDEPFTGIDPIAIADIQNLVLQLREEMGLGILITDHNVRETLRITDRSYIIYEGRILVSGTNEELTTNEEARRIYLGQNFDM from the coding sequence ATTAAAGAAGGCATTGTTGTTGATAATCTCGTCAAAATCTATCATAAACGAAAGGTTGTCCAGGGTATTAGTTTCCATATCCGCCGAGGAGAGGTAGTCGGTCTTCTTGGTCCAAATGGTGCAGGAAAAACGACCACTTTTTACATGATTGTTGGTTTGGTCAGACCAAATAGCGGGTCTGTCTACCTCAACGGCGAAAACATCACCGCTTACCCCATGTATAAACGTGCAAGAATGGGAATAGGCTACCTGCCCCAGGAAATCTCCATCTTCAGACAACTCTCCGTCGAGGACAACATCAAAGCCGTTCTTGATATCCACGGAAAACCCAAAGAAGAGATTGAAGAAACAACTGAAAAACTTCTCTCACAACTTGGACTCCAAAAAGTACGAAAACAGATGAGTTTTACCCTCTCGGGTGGTGAAAAGCGCCGTCTTGAAGTTGCTCGTCTTCTTTCCTTGCAACCAGATTTTCTCCTGTTAGACGAACCGTTTACCGGCATTGATCCCATCGCTATAGCTGATATCCAAAATCTTGTTCTCCAGCTCCGCGAGGAAATGGGGCTTGGTATCCTCATTACTGATCACAATGTCCGGGAGACGCTTCGTATTACGGATAGATCGTATATTATCTATGAAGGTCGTATACTGGTTTCTGGTACGAACGAAGAACTCACGACAAACGAAGAAGCCCGGCGAATTTATTTGGGACAAAACTTTGACATGTAG
- a CDS encoding DnaJ domain-containing protein: MKDPYEVLGLHRDADIETIKKRFRELSKKFHPDKNPTSQELYKEMVVAYRTIISEKLIAPSNREALFSSSALTIPSQRIIYNLSLTNILQEGFKVSRDFSTEDYLNHFQADITVQMYRIELIMGYTIPLMIPSRQICPVCGGRSEHCYRCHGKGYISQTLTWSIILPPHTRPGEIVEINLAPLKERYPHIQIRRQFLRIRCHILDMPEP; encoded by the coding sequence ATGAAAGACCCCTATGAAGTATTAGGACTTCATAGAGACGCCGACATAGAAACCATCAAAAAAAGATTCCGGGAACTTTCCAAGAAGTTTCATCCCGACAAAAACCCAACAAGCCAGGAACTTTACAAAGAAATGGTCGTAGCCTATCGCACCATCATCAGTGAAAAACTCATTGCACCATCAAATCGAGAGGCACTTTTTTCTTCTTCCGCTCTTACTATACCCTCCCAACGTATCATATATAATCTCTCTCTTACCAACATTCTCCAGGAGGGATTCAAAGTAAGCCGGGATTTCTCAACGGAGGATTATTTAAACCATTTTCAAGCAGATATTACCGTCCAGATGTATCGTATAGAACTCATCATGGGGTATACCATTCCGCTCATGATACCATCTCGACAGATCTGCCCTGTCTGCGGTGGACGAAGCGAACATTGTTACCGTTGTCATGGGAAAGGATATATATCACAAACACTTACCTGGTCTATTATCCTCCCACCCCATACCCGTCCAGGGGAAATCGTGGAAATCAATCTTGCCCCACTCAAGGAACGTTATCCGCACATCCAAATCCGTCGTCAATTTCTCCGGATACGCTGTCACATTCTGGATATGCCCGAACCCTAA
- the accD gene encoding acetyl-CoA carboxylase, carboxyltransferase subunit beta has protein sequence MAWFAKPQYTVKKSAAIKQNEGLWTKCPECHTIIYNQDWENNLHVCPQCGFHDKLNAFERIQMLIDPGTFIETFNNITSADPLNFNDGSPYTDKVKNAMIKTNLKDAVVTGYGKLDGHLIELAVMDFNFLGGSMGSVVGEKITLAIENATKHKRPLVIVCASGGARMHEGILSLMQMAKTSAALKRFSDEGGLYIAVLTNPTTGGVTASFAMLGDVIIAEKKALIGFAGPRVIEQTIKQKLPPGFQSAEFLLEHGFVDIVVERKDLKSTIARVITYLKGK, from the coding sequence ATGGCATGGTTTGCAAAGCCACAATACACGGTAAAAAAAAGTGCCGCTATTAAACAAAATGAGGGACTCTGGACAAAATGTCCGGAGTGTCACACCATCATATACAACCAGGACTGGGAAAACAACCTCCATGTGTGTCCTCAGTGTGGCTTTCATGATAAACTCAATGCCTTTGAGCGTATACAGATGCTTATTGATCCCGGAACATTCATTGAAACATTTAATAACATTACATCGGCTGATCCACTGAATTTTAATGATGGATCTCCTTACACAGACAAAGTAAAAAATGCCATGATTAAAACCAATCTCAAGGATGCCGTAGTTACGGGATATGGAAAACTCGATGGACATTTGATAGAGCTAGCCGTTATGGATTTTAATTTTCTCGGTGGAAGTATGGGTTCTGTTGTCGGAGAAAAGATCACCCTCGCTATAGAAAACGCCACAAAGCATAAACGGCCTCTCGTTATTGTCTGTGCCTCCGGTGGTGCTCGTATGCATGAGGGTATTCTGTCCCTGATGCAAATGGCCAAAACCTCTGCTGCTCTTAAGCGATTTTCTGATGAAGGAGGACTCTATATTGCTGTCCTCACCAACCCTACCACAGGAGGAGTAACAGCCTCTTTTGCTATGTTGGGAGATGTCATCATCGCAGAAAAAAAAGCTCTGATAGGGTTTGCTGGACCTCGTGTGATTGAACAAACCATCAAACAAAAGCTTCCTCCTGGATTCCAGAGTGCGGAGTTTCTCCTTGAGCATGGTTTTGTGGACATTGTGGTAGAACGAAAAGATCTCAAATCCACTATAGCCCGCGTCATCACCTATCTCAAAGGGAAATAG
- the ppk1 gene encoding polyphosphate kinase 1: protein MKFPWIQRDYSWLKFNSRVLFEATDPFNPLLERLKFLAIVTSNLEEFFMIRVAVLKRQCATHTPIGPLAEDPENVLHTIVKEVKTMLKKQYQIFEKLWDELKKKNIHILIHQEDILPYENELKDIFEKQLYPLLTPLSVSKTHPFPTLKSGMLYLVVELAASPSHKLAEKPSLSFLELPTASVPRFYEVHPNVFIPIEFIIERFLDFIYPGYTIQKCGVVRITRDADYEHQVDGALDIITSVEQNIKHFHKREVVKLEVSQGLSEKTIKTLITHHNLSRELVFEIPSLLNLKDLMGIYEKSSFHDLKIHPFAPLLPESLTTHKNIFSLISNEDILLFHPYQSYDPVLWLLEAAATDPHVIAIKQTLYRTSSDSKIIQYLTLAAENGKYVSVVDELTARFDEKRNIAWARHLQDAGVHVTYGIAHLKTHAKALLIVRKEPQGIRRYVHLATGNYNETTARLYSDFSFFSANPELCEDVNQMFNLLTGFSLPQSWKKIAIAPLTMKQKFLSLIRRETLHARSGLRAEIRAKMNSLADEDIIQALYEASQAGVKIELIIRGICCLIPGIKGISENITVKSIIGRYLEHSRIYYFFNNGEEEYYLSSADWMRRNLDRRIEILFPIENKNIQQIIKTIFDIQIQDTANSWILQANTSYTEPGIRDPKQQRDSFQDIYNYLSQFSKTPKKL from the coding sequence ATGAAATTCCCATGGATACAACGCGATTATAGCTGGCTTAAGTTTAATTCTCGTGTGCTTTTTGAGGCAACGGACCCGTTCAATCCTCTTCTGGAACGACTCAAATTTCTCGCCATCGTTACTTCAAACTTAGAAGAATTTTTCATGATTCGTGTAGCTGTTCTCAAACGACAGTGTGCCACTCATACCCCCATAGGTCCTCTTGCTGAGGATCCTGAAAACGTTCTCCATACCATAGTAAAAGAAGTAAAAACTATGCTCAAAAAACAGTACCAGATTTTTGAAAAGCTCTGGGATGAACTCAAAAAGAAAAACATCCACATACTTATCCATCAAGAGGATATTCTTCCTTATGAAAACGAACTTAAGGATATATTTGAAAAACAGCTTTATCCTCTTCTCACCCCTCTTTCCGTAAGTAAAACCCACCCCTTCCCCACCCTCAAAAGCGGCATGCTCTATCTTGTGGTAGAACTGGCGGCTTCACCATCCCATAAGCTTGCTGAGAAACCTTCTCTCTCCTTTCTCGAGCTTCCTACCGCCTCCGTGCCCCGTTTTTACGAGGTCCATCCCAATGTATTTATTCCTATTGAATTTATTATTGAGCGCTTTCTTGATTTCATCTATCCCGGTTATACCATTCAAAAGTGTGGTGTTGTTCGTATCACCAGAGATGCCGACTATGAACATCAGGTGGATGGAGCCCTTGACATTATAACTTCCGTAGAACAAAATATCAAACACTTTCATAAAAGAGAAGTTGTCAAACTGGAAGTCAGTCAAGGACTCTCTGAAAAAACTATTAAAACCCTCATCACTCATCACAATCTTTCTCGTGAACTTGTTTTTGAGATTCCCTCACTCTTGAATCTCAAAGATCTCATGGGAATTTACGAGAAATCTTCTTTCCACGATCTAAAAATTCATCCCTTTGCGCCTCTGTTACCCGAGTCTCTGACAACACACAAAAACATTTTCTCCCTTATCTCTAATGAGGATATTCTCCTCTTTCACCCCTATCAGAGCTATGATCCTGTTCTCTGGCTTCTAGAAGCCGCCGCCACTGATCCTCATGTCATTGCTATCAAACAAACCCTTTATAGAACCAGTAGTGACTCAAAGATTATTCAATACCTGACCCTCGCCGCAGAAAATGGCAAATACGTCTCCGTGGTTGACGAACTCACCGCCCGTTTTGACGAAAAAAGAAACATCGCCTGGGCAAGACATCTCCAGGATGCTGGTGTCCACGTCACCTATGGGATCGCCCATCTTAAAACCCACGCCAAAGCTCTCCTCATCGTTCGAAAAGAACCTCAAGGCATCCGTCGTTATGTTCATCTTGCTACAGGAAACTACAACGAAACAACTGCCCGTCTTTATTCTGATTTTAGTTTTTTTTCAGCAAATCCAGAACTTTGTGAAGACGTTAATCAAATGTTTAACCTGCTCACCGGATTTTCCCTTCCCCAATCATGGAAAAAGATCGCCATTGCTCCTCTTACAATGAAACAAAAATTTCTCTCTCTCATCCGCCGAGAAACTCTTCATGCTCGTTCAGGACTTCGTGCAGAAATTCGCGCCAAAATGAATTCACTTGCGGACGAAGATATCATCCAGGCTCTCTATGAAGCCTCTCAGGCAGGAGTAAAAATTGAACTTATCATCCGGGGAATATGCTGTCTCATCCCAGGCATAAAAGGCATCTCAGAAAATATCACGGTGAAAAGCATTATAGGACGCTACCTTGAACATTCACGCATCTATTACTTTTTCAACAACGGGGAAGAGGAATACTACCTATCCAGTGCCGACTGGATGCGAAGAAACCTTGATAGACGGATTGAGATTCTCTTTCCCATTGAGAATAAAAACATTCAGCAAATCATTAAAACGATATTTGATATCCAGATTCAGGACACAGCTAACAGCTGGATCTTACAGGCCAACACTTCGTACACCGAACCAGGGATACGAGACCCTAAACAGCAGCGAGATAGCTTTCAGGATATCTATAACTACCTCTCCCAATTCTCAAAGACACCCAAAAAACTCTAA